One uncultured Alphaproteobacteria bacterium genomic region harbors:
- a CDS encoding conserved hypothetical protein (Evidence 4 : Homologs of previously reported genes of unknown function) yields the protein MMSEGLHVHLDAVGGAAGDMFVAALIDAFPELRSRVLADLAAVMPACAGTPRLEEGVSGGISALRFALVADHHDHPHDHPHDHDHVHDHHDHDHGHDHHHDHAHDHHDHGHAHPHPHPDAAPVRFPEIAARISAAAISPGTAAEAIAILRRLAEAESRMHRVPVDEVHFHEIADWDSLMDVVAAGSIAAALAGATWSVSELPLGGGTIRAAHGRLPVPAPATAEILKGFLWRDDGVFGERVTPTGGAILAHLAPAGGVRRCGALKAVGCGAGSRDLPGVPNILRALVFAPGAAAPGTGDAVTVLGFDVDDMSGEEIGVAAERLRALSGVLDVSLGARVGKKGRPLTDFRILARPEAFEDVCEACFRETSTIGLRWRREERRVLARAAESAMVEGVALRRKRSERPGGASVKVESDDLAGLGSLAQRRKAARLAEEG from the coding sequence ATGATGTCTGAAGGTTTGCACGTTCATCTCGACGCCGTCGGCGGCGCTGCGGGCGACATGTTCGTCGCGGCGCTGATCGACGCGTTCCCCGAGTTGCGGTCGCGGGTGCTGGCCGATCTGGCCGCGGTGATGCCCGCCTGCGCCGGGACTCCGCGCCTCGAAGAGGGCGTGAGCGGAGGCATTTCCGCGCTGCGCTTCGCCCTGGTGGCGGATCATCACGATCATCCTCACGATCATCCTCACGATCATGATCACGTTCACGATCATCACGACCACGACCACGGGCACGATCACCACCACGATCATGCCCATGATCACCACGACCACGGGCACGCGCACCCCCATCCGCATCCCGACGCCGCGCCGGTGCGCTTTCCCGAGATCGCGGCGCGGATTTCCGCCGCTGCGATCTCGCCCGGCACCGCAGCCGAGGCGATCGCGATCCTTCGCCGCCTCGCCGAGGCCGAGAGCCGGATGCACCGCGTGCCGGTGGACGAGGTGCATTTCCACGAGATCGCCGACTGGGATTCGCTGATGGACGTGGTCGCGGCGGGCAGCATCGCCGCGGCGCTCGCGGGCGCGACCTGGAGCGTCTCCGAACTGCCGCTCGGCGGCGGCACGATCCGCGCCGCCCATGGCCGCCTGCCGGTGCCCGCGCCCGCCACGGCGGAGATTCTCAAGGGCTTCCTGTGGCGGGACGATGGCGTGTTCGGCGAGCGGGTGACGCCCACCGGCGGCGCGATTCTCGCCCATCTCGCCCCCGCGGGCGGCGTGCGCCGGTGCGGCGCGCTCAAGGCGGTGGGGTGCGGCGCAGGCAGTCGCGATCTGCCGGGCGTGCCGAACATCCTCCGCGCGCTGGTGTTCGCGCCGGGTGCGGCGGCTCCGGGCACGGGCGACGCGGTGACGGTGCTCGGGTTCGACGTCGACGACATGTCCGGCGAGGAAATCGGGGTGGCCGCGGAGCGGTTGCGGGCGCTGTCCGGCGTGCTCGACGTCAGCCTCGGCGCGCGGGTCGGCAAGAAGGGGCGTCCGCTCACCGATTTCCGGATCCTGGCGCGTCCCGAGGCGTTCGAGGACGTGTGCGAGGCGTGCTTCCGCGAAACTTCGACGATCGGCCTGCGCTGGCGCCGCGAGGAGCGACGGGTGCTGGCGCGCGCCGCCGAAAGCGCTATGGTCGAGGGCGTCGCGTTGCGCCGCAAGCGCAGCGAACGCCCCGGCGGCGCGTCGGTCAAGGTCGAGAGCGACGACCTCGCGGGGCTCGGATCCCTGGCGCAGCGGCGCAAGGCCGCGCGTCTCGCCGAGGAGGGTTGA
- a CDS encoding conserved hypothetical protein (Evidence 4 : Homologs of previously reported genes of unknown function), which yields MSKMIEIAYGRGQLRVALPEAAEPTVIRKVVLEKLADPAGAVRAALAAPVGAAPYAELAKGRKSACILVCDITRPVPNRLFLRPLIEGLLAAGVPAGRISVVVATGLHRPNEGAELAELIGDPWVLETVRVENHFARNDADHVDLGPTSRGTPVKIDRRFVEADLRIVSGLIEPHFMAGWSGGRKVIAPGVAHHETIRTFHSARFMEDPLAVQCNLAGNPLHEEQLEIAAKIGEVYALNTVLDEERDLVHVNFGEIVESHLAAVAFVADACAVKVPRRFKTVVTSSAGYPLDKTYYQTVKGMVTPMGILAEGGTLIIASECSEGFGSPEFRDAQTRMVELGPERFLATLKAKTFAEIDEWQTEMQLKPMRMATIQLYTTGLDAEERRITGVELVESVDAAVRAAIARHGDAAVAVIPEGPYVVPVVE from the coding sequence ATGAGCAAGATGATCGAGATCGCCTACGGCCGCGGCCAGCTCCGGGTGGCGCTGCCGGAGGCGGCCGAGCCGACGGTGATTCGCAAGGTGGTTCTGGAGAAGCTCGCCGACCCGGCGGGCGCGGTGCGCGCCGCGCTCGCCGCGCCGGTCGGCGCCGCGCCCTACGCCGAACTGGCGAAGGGCCGGAAAAGCGCCTGCATCCTGGTGTGCGACATCACCCGGCCGGTGCCCAACCGGTTGTTTCTGCGGCCGTTGATCGAGGGCCTGCTGGCGGCGGGGGTGCCCGCCGGGCGGATTTCCGTGGTGGTCGCCACCGGCCTTCATCGGCCCAACGAGGGGGCCGAACTCGCCGAACTGATCGGCGATCCGTGGGTGCTGGAGACCGTCCGCGTCGAGAACCATTTCGCCCGCAACGACGCCGATCACGTCGACCTCGGCCCCACCTCGCGCGGCACGCCGGTGAAGATCGACCGTCGCTTCGTCGAGGCGGATCTGCGGATCGTCTCCGGCCTGATCGAGCCGCACTTCATGGCGGGATGGTCGGGCGGACGCAAGGTGATCGCCCCCGGCGTCGCCCACCACGAGACCATCCGCACCTTCCACTCGGCGCGGTTCATGGAAGACCCGCTGGCGGTACAGTGCAATCTCGCGGGCAACCCGCTGCACGAGGAACAGCTGGAGATCGCCGCCAAGATCGGCGAGGTCTACGCCCTCAATACCGTGCTCGACGAGGAGCGCGACCTCGTCCACGTCAACTTCGGCGAGATCGTCGAAAGCCATCTCGCGGCGGTGGCGTTCGTCGCGGACGCCTGCGCGGTCAAGGTGCCGCGGCGGTTCAAGACCGTCGTCACCTCCTCGGCGGGCTACCCGCTCGACAAGACCTACTACCAGACCGTCAAGGGCATGGTCACGCCGATGGGCATCCTCGCGGAGGGCGGTACCCTGATCATCGCCTCCGAGTGTTCGGAAGGGTTCGGCTCGCCCGAGTTCCGCGATGCGCAGACGCGGATGGTGGAACTCGGGCCGGAGCGCTTCCTCGCCACGCTGAAGGCCAAAACCTTCGCCGAAATCGACGAGTGGCAGACCGAGATGCAGCTCAAGCCGATGCGGATGGCGACGATCCAGCTCTACACCACCGGTCTCGACGCGGAGGAACGCCGCATCACCGGCGTCGAACTGGTGGAGTCGGTCGACGCCGCCGTCCGCGCCGCCATCGCCCGCCATGGCGATGCCGCGGTGGCGGTGATTCCCGAGGGTCCCTATGTCGTGCCGGTGGTGGAATGA
- the kdgT gene encoding 2-keto-3-deoxygluconate permease 2, whose protein sequence is MRQVPIKDMIERVPGGMMVVPLLLGTIMNTIDQMHLPFVQAILAELGAPKTSAGYYEFLRIGGFTEQLFKTSALTLIALFLFCSGAQMNLRVGGRAMKKGVILTASKYLTGLSVGVLFGVMFDPMSGFLGLSTLAIIAAMTNGNGGMYAALTAQYGNRSDTAAVAVLSLNDGPFFTLMSLGLLGSRFPVIAFIAVLLPIALGMLLGNLDDKMRAFLKPGEMLPVPFFAFSLGAGMNLAVFFNPDVVAAGLLLGVMTTVLTGTVGALVFRYIARERSVIAPVAEATTAGNAVGTPAAIAAAATIAVSSGMMTAAEAQAYHDLVATATLQISISTISTALMGPFAVIMIDRWQRKRGVNGRIEEGEEDDVAASAETVLPN, encoded by the coding sequence ATGAGACAGGTCCCGATCAAGGACATGATCGAGAGAGTGCCGGGCGGGATGATGGTGGTGCCGCTGCTGCTCGGCACGATCATGAACACCATCGACCAGATGCACCTTCCCTTCGTTCAGGCGATCCTCGCCGAACTCGGCGCACCCAAGACTTCCGCCGGATATTACGAATTCCTGCGCATCGGCGGCTTCACCGAGCAGCTGTTCAAGACCAGCGCGCTCACCCTGATCGCGCTGTTCCTGTTCTGCTCGGGCGCGCAGATGAACCTGCGGGTCGGCGGCCGGGCGATGAAGAAGGGCGTCATCCTCACCGCCTCCAAATATCTCACCGGCCTCAGCGTCGGCGTTCTGTTCGGGGTGATGTTCGATCCGATGAGCGGCTTCCTCGGGCTGTCCACCCTCGCCATCATCGCCGCGATGACCAACGGCAACGGCGGCATGTACGCCGCACTCACCGCGCAGTACGGCAACCGCTCGGACACCGCCGCGGTGGCGGTGCTGTCGCTCAACGACGGCCCGTTCTTCACCCTGATGTCGCTCGGCCTGCTCGGCTCGCGCTTCCCGGTGATCGCGTTCATCGCGGTGCTGCTGCCGATCGCGCTCGGCATGCTGCTCGGCAACCTCGACGACAAGATGCGCGCGTTCCTCAAGCCCGGCGAGATGCTGCCGGTGCCGTTCTTCGCGTTTTCGCTCGGCGCGGGGATGAACCTCGCGGTGTTCTTCAATCCCGACGTGGTCGCCGCGGGCCTGCTGCTCGGCGTGATGACCACCGTGCTCACCGGCACGGTCGGCGCGCTGGTGTTCCGTTACATCGCGCGCGAGCGCAGCGTCATCGCCCCGGTCGCGGAGGCGACCACCGCGGGCAACGCGGTCGGCACCCCCGCCGCGATCGCCGCGGCGGCGACGATCGCGGTGAGTTCGGGTATGATGACCGCGGCGGAGGCGCAGGCGTATCACGACCTCGTCGCCACCGCGACGTTGCAGATCTCGATCTCGACGATCTCGACGGCGCTGATGGGGCCGTTCGCGGTGATCATGATCGACCGCTGGCAGCGGAAACGCGGCGTCAACGGCCGCATCGAGGAAGGCGAGGAGGACGACGTCGCCGCGTCGGCCGAAACCGTTCTGCCGAACTGA
- a CDS encoding putative sigma-54 dependent transcriptional regulator (Evidence 3 : Function proposed based on presence of conserved amino acid motif, structural feature or limited homology) encodes MANEICLIAPYAELAAVAWQVEGVVPRGFDVRTANLEDALALLPEVEAAGYRVLVSRGKTAELLRKHTALPVIAIEIDSYDVLRVLADLIGKPCRIAIVGHAGILRDLTKMADTLGLASYSILFEQADALEYEQLQAAVRARLVRDPVDLMIGDTIPQSRFAPLCPEFRLVSSGPESVAKALESAAALLDAIDLERVNRDHLSTVLDLFEKAVFSLDQGGCVTHANRAATVAFQMTRAEMMGQPIEAVDPALAIAHETLARGTWEVGPVVETRFGRMVCYLYPIVSDGVGRGMVFALERVERIYTVEQKIRRQERQENRFVAQYRLEDYITRDAGMRRRLDQVRRYARTDATILITGESGTGKELLAQGIHRAGRRAEGPFVAVNCGAFPPTLLESELFGYVEGAFTGASRKGKKGVFELAHTGTLFLDEVGELEKSLQTRLLRVIQERELMRLGSEQPIPVDIRVIAASNKCLEEMVAAGAFREDLFYRLNVLKFETVPLRARPDDIVPSALFALRRHAQAYGSPATDLAPDLRRALVAGSWRGNFRQLSNVMERLAILADAAVVTLAAARPALADIDGARPEARPCGGCDLLEGSFGEIRDRVVARVLSLERGSRSRAARRLGVDRTTLARWLKDPAAPRVAE; translated from the coding sequence ATGGCCAACGAAATCTGTCTGATCGCACCTTACGCCGAGCTTGCCGCGGTGGCGTGGCAGGTGGAGGGGGTGGTGCCGCGCGGGTTCGACGTGCGCACCGCCAATCTCGAAGACGCGCTGGCGCTGCTGCCCGAGGTCGAGGCGGCGGGCTACCGCGTGCTCGTCAGCCGCGGAAAGACCGCCGAACTGCTGCGCAAGCACACCGCGCTGCCGGTGATCGCCATCGAGATCGACAGCTACGACGTCCTGCGCGTGCTCGCCGATCTGATCGGCAAACCCTGCCGCATCGCCATCGTCGGCCACGCCGGGATCCTGCGCGATCTGACCAAAATGGCCGACACCCTCGGCCTCGCCTCCTATTCGATCCTGTTCGAGCAGGCCGACGCCCTCGAATACGAGCAGCTGCAGGCGGCGGTGCGGGCGCGTCTCGTCCGCGATCCGGTCGATCTGATGATCGGCGACACCATTCCGCAGAGCCGTTTCGCGCCGCTTTGTCCGGAATTCCGGTTGGTGTCCTCGGGGCCGGAGAGCGTCGCCAAGGCGCTCGAAAGCGCGGCCGCGCTGCTCGACGCCATCGATCTCGAACGGGTCAACCGCGACCACCTCTCCACCGTCCTCGACCTGTTCGAAAAGGCGGTGTTCTCGCTCGATCAGGGCGGATGCGTCACCCACGCCAATCGCGCCGCGACGGTCGCCTTCCAAATGACCCGCGCGGAGATGATGGGGCAGCCGATCGAGGCGGTCGACCCGGCGCTGGCGATCGCCCACGAGACCCTGGCGCGCGGCACCTGGGAAGTCGGGCCGGTGGTGGAGACCCGCTTCGGCCGGATGGTCTGCTACCTCTATCCGATCGTGTCCGACGGCGTCGGCCGCGGCATGGTGTTCGCCCTTGAACGGGTCGAGCGGATCTATACCGTCGAACAGAAGATCCGCCGCCAGGAGCGGCAGGAAAACCGCTTCGTCGCGCAGTATCGCCTCGAGGACTACATCACCCGCGACGCCGGAATGCGCCGCCGCCTGGATCAGGTGCGGCGTTACGCCCGCACCGACGCGACGATTCTCATCACCGGCGAAAGCGGCACCGGCAAGGAACTGCTCGCCCAGGGGATCCACCGCGCCGGGCGGCGTGCCGAGGGGCCGTTCGTCGCCGTCAACTGCGGCGCGTTTCCGCCGACGCTGCTCGAAAGCGAGCTGTTCGGCTACGTCGAGGGCGCGTTCACCGGGGCGTCGCGCAAGGGCAAGAAAGGCGTCTTCGAGCTCGCCCACACCGGCACGCTGTTCCTCGACGAGGTCGGCGAACTGGAGAAGTCGCTGCAGACCCGTCTGCTGCGGGTGATCCAGGAGCGCGAGCTGATGCGCCTCGGTTCGGAGCAGCCGATCCCGGTGGATATCCGCGTGATCGCCGCGTCGAACAAATGCCTCGAGGAAATGGTTGCCGCGGGCGCGTTCCGCGAGGATCTGTTCTACCGCCTCAACGTGCTGAAGTTCGAGACCGTGCCGCTGCGCGCGCGACCCGACGACATCGTGCCGAGCGCGCTGTTCGCGCTGCGGCGTCATGCGCAGGCCTACGGCAGCCCGGCGACCGATCTCGCGCCCGATCTTCGCCGCGCGCTCGTCGCCGGTTCCTGGCGGGGGAACTTCCGTCAGCTCAGCAACGTGATGGAGCGTCTCGCGATTCTCGCCGACGCGGCGGTGGTGACGCTCGCCGCGGCGCGTCCGGCGCTTGCCGACATCGACGGCGCGCGTCCGGAGGCCCGGCCTTGCGGAGGCTGCGATCTGCTCGAAGGTTCGTTCGGCGAAATCCGCGACCGCGTCGTCGCCCGGGTGTTGTCGCTCGAACGGGGCTCGCGCAGCCGCGCGGCGCGCCGCCTCGGCGTCGACCGCACCACGCTGGCCCGCTGGCTCAAGGATCCCGCCGCGCCGCGGGTCGCGGAATAG
- the yecH gene encoding hypothetical protein (Evidence 5 : No homology to any previously reported sequences) has translation MDSIHGHAVLEMMLETPEGFATEADLAAAIEARFGREARFHTCSAEGMDAATLVAFLAARGKFAPAGAGFNTSPEKICAH, from the coding sequence ATGGACTCCATCCACGGCCACGCGGTGCTGGAGATGATGCTGGAAACCCCCGAGGGCTTCGCCACCGAGGCGGATCTCGCGGCGGCGATCGAGGCGCGTTTCGGGCGCGAGGCGCGCTTCCACACCTGTTCGGCCGAGGGGATGGACGCGGCGACGCTGGTCGCCTTCCTCGCCGCGCGCGGCAAGTTCGCCCCCGCGGGCGCAGGCTTCAACACCTCGCCTGAGAAGATCTGCGCGCACTGA
- the kdpE gene encoding DNA-binding response regulator in two-component regulatory system with KdpD (Evidence 2a : Function of homologous gene experimentally demonstrated in an other organism; Product type r : regulator) has translation MSARVLVVDDEPQIRRFLRISLAANGYAVGEAETADEGIAAARAAPPDLVILDLGLPDRDGQEVISEIRGFSTVPILVLSVRADEFDKVEALDRGATDYVVKPFGIAELMARVRAALRARAPALEVVTAGAVTVDLSRRVVRRDGAEVRLSKKEWELLAMFARHPDHVLTHRQILKEVWGPAHVDDTAYLRVYVNQLRQKLEADPAQPALLVNDPGVGYRLRTGE, from the coding sequence ATGAGCGCGCGCGTTCTGGTCGTCGACGACGAACCGCAGATCCGCCGGTTCCTGCGGATCTCGCTCGCCGCCAACGGATACGCGGTGGGCGAGGCGGAAACCGCCGACGAAGGCATCGCCGCCGCGCGCGCCGCGCCGCCCGATCTCGTGATCCTCGACCTCGGGCTGCCCGATCGCGACGGCCAGGAGGTGATCTCGGAGATCCGCGGTTTTTCGACTGTGCCGATCCTGGTGCTGTCGGTGCGCGCCGACGAGTTCGACAAGGTCGAGGCGCTCGACCGCGGCGCCACCGACTACGTGGTGAAGCCGTTCGGCATCGCCGAGCTGATGGCGCGGGTGCGCGCCGCCCTGCGCGCCCGCGCGCCCGCGCTCGAGGTGGTGACGGCCGGAGCGGTGACGGTCGACCTCTCCCGCCGCGTCGTCCGCCGCGACGGCGCCGAGGTGCGCCTGTCGAAAAAGGAATGGGAGCTGCTGGCGATGTTCGCGCGCCACCCCGACCACGTGCTCACCCATCGCCAGATCCTCAAGGAGGTGTGGGGCCCGGCGCACGTCGACGATACCGCCTACCTGCGCGTCTACGTCAACCAGTTGCGCCAGAAGCTCGAGGCCGACCCCGCCCAGCCCGCGCTGCTGGTCAACGATCCGGGGGTCGGCTACCGCCTCCGCACCGGCGAGTGA
- the kdpD gene encoding Two-component sensor has product MHEADPRPSPDALLAEAAQEGRGRLKIFLGAAPGVGKTFAMLEAARERRREGVDVVVGLVETHGRRETEALLDGLTVLPRLRVPYRERTFEELDLDALLARKPGLALVDELAHSNVPGSRHLKRWQDVEELLAAGIDVATTVNIQHVESLNDVVEQISGVRVRETVPDAMIAAAAEIELIDLPPDELIKRLNEGKVYLPEQARRAVHHFFSPGTLTALREMALRHAAERVDRQMVDFMRAHAIAGPWPARERVLVCIDERADALRLVRVAKRAAERRGAALIAATVETPKSYALSEAEKDRIDAAMRLAARLGGETANLEGDDVVAAVLGFARERNVTQIVVGRARPGRWGLGKPVTDRLIAAAGQINVLVVGGGPDKPLPRPAPPRSGGWAGFGLAVAAAAAATGLGFAVDRAGLPIANISVGYLMAVLLTAMRAGLRPAIAASLASFFAFNFLFTEPRYSFAITDTQNILTVVLFLAAATIGGKSLVLTPEAGGALAIVAGYPPEDRLDDKSAAAAEWAWAQGKIAGRGSETLPAADWLFLPLATGRGRIGVLGVQMTDRADAPSAAQLRLLETLADQAAVAIERTTLVTDMEAAKVATERERLRAALLSSLSHDLRTPLVSILGAATSLVSYDGALDAVARRELAQTIQDEAERLNRFVQNLLDMTRLGAGALEPKTDWADLADIVRAAVDRARRIARRHVLKIEIAPEVPLLRVDAVLIEQAVFNLIDNACKYAPPATVVKIWAKPSGADVLIEVVDQGPGIPPEDREKVFEMFYRVGRTDSRSGTGLGLAICRGIVEAHGGAIRVDEGINGVGAAIVIRLPLAAAPPLPEAAA; this is encoded by the coding sequence ATGCACGAAGCCGACCCCCGTCCGTCGCCCGATGCCCTGCTCGCCGAGGCCGCGCAGGAAGGGCGGGGGCGTCTCAAGATCTTCCTCGGCGCGGCGCCCGGGGTCGGCAAGACCTTCGCGATGCTGGAGGCGGCGCGCGAACGCCGGCGCGAGGGGGTGGACGTGGTGGTGGGTCTGGTCGAGACCCACGGCCGCCGCGAGACCGAGGCGCTGCTCGACGGGCTGACGGTGCTGCCGCGGCTGCGCGTGCCCTATCGCGAGCGCACGTTCGAGGAGCTCGATCTCGACGCCCTGCTGGCGCGCAAGCCGGGACTCGCGCTGGTGGACGAACTCGCCCACTCCAACGTGCCGGGCTCGCGCCACCTCAAGCGCTGGCAGGACGTCGAGGAGTTGCTGGCGGCGGGGATCGACGTCGCCACCACGGTGAACATCCAGCACGTCGAAAGTCTCAACGACGTGGTCGAGCAGATTTCCGGGGTGCGGGTGCGCGAAACCGTGCCCGACGCGATGATCGCCGCCGCCGCCGAGATCGAGCTGATCGACCTGCCGCCCGACGAGCTGATCAAGCGCCTCAACGAGGGCAAGGTCTACCTGCCCGAGCAGGCCCGCCGCGCCGTTCACCACTTCTTTTCGCCCGGCACCCTCACCGCGCTGCGCGAGATGGCGTTGCGCCATGCCGCCGAACGGGTCGACCGGCAGATGGTGGACTTCATGCGCGCCCACGCGATCGCCGGGCCGTGGCCCGCGCGCGAGCGGGTGCTGGTGTGCATCGACGAGCGCGCCGACGCGTTGCGGCTGGTGCGGGTGGCAAAGCGCGCCGCCGAGCGGCGCGGCGCGGCGCTGATCGCGGCGACGGTGGAGACGCCCAAATCCTACGCCCTCTCGGAAGCGGAAAAGGACCGGATCGACGCGGCGATGCGCCTGGCCGCGCGGCTGGGCGGCGAAACCGCCAATCTCGAAGGCGACGACGTGGTGGCGGCGGTTCTCGGTTTCGCGCGGGAGCGCAACGTCACCCAGATCGTCGTCGGTCGCGCGCGGCCGGGGCGCTGGGGGCTCGGCAAGCCGGTCACCGACCGCCTGATCGCCGCCGCCGGACAGATCAACGTGCTGGTGGTGGGCGGCGGGCCGGACAAGCCGCTGCCGCGCCCCGCGCCGCCGCGTTCGGGCGGCTGGGCCGGGTTCGGCCTTGCCGTCGCCGCCGCGGCCGCCGCCACCGGGCTCGGCTTCGCGGTCGACCGTGCGGGCCTGCCGATCGCCAACATCTCGGTGGGCTATCTGATGGCGGTGCTGCTGACGGCGATGCGTGCCGGGCTGCGGCCCGCGATCGCCGCGTCGCTGGCGAGCTTCTTCGCCTTCAACTTCCTGTTCACCGAGCCGCGCTACTCCTTCGCCATCACCGACACCCAGAACATCCTCACCGTGGTGCTGTTCCTCGCCGCCGCGACGATCGGCGGCAAATCGCTGGTGCTGACGCCGGAGGCGGGCGGTGCGCTCGCGATCGTCGCCGGGTATCCGCCCGAGGACCGCCTCGACGACAAGTCCGCCGCCGCCGCCGAGTGGGCGTGGGCGCAGGGCAAGATCGCCGGGCGCGGCTCGGAGACGCTGCCCGCCGCCGACTGGCTGTTCCTGCCGCTCGCGACCGGGCGCGGGCGGATCGGCGTGCTCGGGGTGCAGATGACCGATCGTGCCGACGCGCCCTCGGCGGCGCAATTGCGCCTGCTCGAAACCCTTGCCGATCAGGCGGCGGTGGCGATCGAGCGCACCACCCTGGTCACCGACATGGAGGCGGCGAAGGTCGCCACCGAGCGCGAGCGCCTGCGCGCGGCGCTGCTGTCGTCGCTGTCCCACGATCTGCGCACGCCGCTGGTGTCGATCCTCGGCGCGGCCACCAGTCTCGTCAGTTACGACGGGGCCCTCGACGCGGTCGCCCGCCGCGAACTCGCTCAGACGATTCAGGACGAGGCGGAGCGTCTCAACCGCTTCGTCCAGAACCTGCTCGACATGACCCGGCTCGGCGCGGGCGCGCTCGAACCGAAGACCGACTGGGCCGACCTCGCCGACATCGTTCGGGCGGCGGTCGATCGGGCGCGGCGGATCGCCCGGCGGCATGTTCTCAAGATCGAGATCGCGCCGGAGGTGCCGCTGCTGCGGGTCGACGCGGTGTTGATCGAACAGGCCGTCTTCAACCTCATCGACAACGCCTGCAAGTATGCGCCGCCCGCCACCGTCGTGAAGATCTGGGCGAAGCCGTCGGGAGCCGACGTCTTGATCGAGGTGGTCGACCAGGGGCCGGGGATTCCGCCGGAGGATCGTGAAAAGGTGTTCGAAATGTTCTACCGCGTGGGCCGGACCGACAGCCGCTCCGGTACCGGGCTCGGGTTGGCGATCTGCCGCGGCATCGTCGAGGCGCACGGCGGCGCGATCCGCGTCGACGAGGGGATCAACGGCGTCGGCGCGGCGATCGTGATCCGCCTGCCGCTCGCCGCCGCGCCGCCGTTGCCGGAGGCGGCGGCATGA
- the kdpC gene encoding potassium translocating ATPase, subunit C (Evidence 2a : Function of homologous gene experimentally demonstrated in an other organism; PubMedId : 9858692; Product type t : transporter) codes for MRAFLRPALVLIALFTLVTGLGYPLAVTGVAGLVFPHRAHGSLIEQDGRVVGSALIGQSFARPEYLHGRPSANGYDAANSGGSNLAPSSRALAAQVADRVAAVRAENPGEAGPVPVDLVTASASGLDPDVSPAAALYQARRIAAARGAPEAEVRAMVAEFTRGRDFGVLGEPRVNVLEFNLALDARRPMR; via the coding sequence ATGCGCGCGTTTCTTCGTCCGGCGCTGGTTCTGATCGCGCTGTTCACCCTCGTCACCGGTCTCGGCTATCCGCTCGCCGTCACCGGCGTCGCCGGGCTCGTCTTCCCGCACCGGGCTCACGGCAGCCTGATCGAACAGGACGGCCGGGTGGTCGGTTCGGCGCTGATCGGGCAGAGCTTCGCCCGGCCCGAATATCTGCACGGCCGCCCCTCGGCCAACGGTTACGACGCGGCCAATTCCGGCGGTTCGAATCTCGCGCCGTCGAGCCGCGCGCTCGCCGCGCAGGTGGCGGATCGCGTCGCGGCGGTGCGCGCCGAGAACCCCGGCGAAGCCGGACCGGTTCCGGTCGATCTCGTCACCGCTTCGGCGTCCGGTCTCGATCCCGACGTTTCGCCCGCCGCGGCGCTCTATCAGGCTCGCCGCATCGCCGCCGCACGCGGCGCGCCGGAGGCCGAGGTGCGGGCGATGGTCGCCGAATTCACCCGGGGCCGCGATTTCGGCGTGCTCGGCGAACCGCGCGTCAACGTGCTGGAATTCAATCTGGCGCTGGACGCGCGACGGCCGATGCGGTGA